A section of the Apium graveolens cultivar Ventura unplaced genomic scaffold, ASM990537v1 ctg4308, whole genome shotgun sequence genome encodes:
- the LOC141701727 gene encoding uncharacterized protein LOC141701727, with translation MLMIYMQQQQQYVTTNHDDGHSLLLKLSENDPLFHKKKKLLQLLGISPDECIHLKAPYTAVVLNSVLDQLLQKARIMTFNEVDLYFDATDVIQLVKFNNPRNELEALHSVLLLIDNSILSAKHLRVDVLQDLREMILDKINALGNKIRQDTVLAQNVSCDKETCLLQWGEGAGVQTKLDIAYVEGAGRGAIARENLKAGDIALEIPVTVIISEEAVHKSDMFPILEKFEGITSETMLLLWSMKEKHNRDSNFKFYFDALPAVFNTGLSFGVDALLELDGTLLLEEIVQAKEHLRSQYDELFPALYHDHPDIFPPDLYTWEHFLWACELWYSNSMKVVFPDERFQTCLVPVAGFLNHSVCLNFASVVVIFNPVYNLKLPT, from the exons ATGCTGATGATTTATATGCAGCAGCAGCAGCAGTATGTGACTACTAATCACGATGACGGACATTCTTTACTTCTTAAGTTATCCGAAAATGATCCCCTATTTCACAAAAAGAAG AAACTACTTCAACTTCTGGGTATTAGTCCCGATGAATGCATACATCTCAAAGCCCCTTATACTGCTGTCGTGTTGAATTCCGTATTGGATCAATTGcttcaaaaggcaagaatcatGACCTTTAATGAG GTAGACCTTTACTTTGATGCAACTGATGTCATTCAACTGGTGAAGTTTAACAACCCCAGGAATGAGCTGGAAGCTCTACACTCAGTCCTGTTGCTTATTGATAATTCTATCTTGAGTGCTAAACACTTGCGGGTAGATGTACTGCAAGATTTACGCGAGATGATCCTTGACAAGATCAATGCGTTGGGGAATAAAATTAGACAGGATACTGTACTTGCACAAAATGTTAGCTGTGATAAGGAGACTTGTTTATTACAATGGGGTGAAGGTGCAGGTGTTCAAACAAAGCTGGACATTGCTT ATGTTGAAGGAGCTGGAAGGGGCGCAATAGCCAGAGAAAATCTAAAAGCAGGAGACATTGCTTTGGAGATCCCTGTTACTGTTATTATCTCGGAGGAGGCCGTGCATAAATCAGACATG TTTCCTATATTGGAAAAATTCGAAGGCATTACCTCTGAAACAATGTTGTTATTATGGAGTATGAAGGAGAAGCACAACCGTGACTCAAATTTTAAATTCTACTTTGACGCACTTCCTGCTGTATTTAATACAG GCTTGAGCTTTGGAGTTGATGCATTATTGGAGTTAGATGGAACCTTGTTACTAGAAGAAATAGTGCAAGCTAAAGAG CACTTGCGCTCTCAATATGACGAGTTATTTCCTGCACTTTACCATGATCATCCTGATATATTTCCTCCAGACTTATACACATGGGAACACTTCTTATGGGCGTGTGAGCTGTGGTATTCTAACAGCATGAAAGTTGTGTTCCCTGATGAAAGATTTCAAACGTGCTTAGTTCCTGTTGCAGGCTTTCTCAATCATTCGGTTTGTCTCAATTTTGCTTCAGTTGTCGTAATTTTCAATCCCGTTTATAATTTGAAACTTCCTACCTAA
- the LOC141701724 gene encoding uncharacterized protein LOC141701724 translates to MGAQSLASSNAYFQGAVRQAESWKRASDKADNALRRQQKKYATLEKKLKRKEEELGESNAELVVLRAEKDKAIDNYLDSEEFAQSMRIRDDSVFPGFFRTGWDTALGTVNEACPDINPTDYVCPDDEALLQRFRTRVVSDHVSQDPLLPPPESSSRPAEDDSSSSSETTETSSESGEDDDMDAEGTSAP, encoded by the exons atgggagcccaatctctggcttcg tctaacgcctattttcaaggcgccgtgaggcaagccgagtcatggaagcgggcttctgataaggccgacaatgccctcaggaggcaacagaagaagtatgctaccctggagaagaagctcaagcgcaaggaagaagaactcggagagtccaacgccgagctagtggtacttcgggcggagaaggataaagctatagacaactatctggactcggaggagtttgcccaatccatgaggattagggatgattcagtctttcccgggttttttaggactggttgggacacggcccttgggaccgtgaacgaggcttgtcctgatattaacccgacggactatgtctgccctgatgacgaggctttgctacagaggtttcgtacccgagtagtctCGGATCATGTttctcaggatccactccttcctcctcccgagtcttcttccagaccagctgaggacgatagctcttcctcctccgagacgacagagacatccagcgagagcggagaggacgatgatatggatgccgagggtacttcagctccttag
- the LOC141701728 gene encoding uncharacterized protein LOC141701728 isoform X2: MQYGKVDSTTNSLKFPLSRPCNAGEQCFLSYGKLSCSHLVTFYGFSTQADNPYDVIPIDLHDADDSENGSQMSDWTMHMVRGTWLSKNHEIFNYGLPSPLLDHLRRAQGSTMQPNTITQENLAIELEILLVLCSTFEDMMQAICDTDDDDRENVSWDVKLALKFKKSQRKILSSIVTSCKAGCKLVETELSKCIT, translated from the exons ATGCAATATGGGAAAGTAGACTCCACTACAAACTCCTTAAAGTTCCCTCTTTCTAGACCATGCAATGCAGGGGAACAATGTTTTCTGAGTTACGGGAAACTCTCTTGTTCTCATCTGGTTACGTTTTATGGGTTTTCAACTCAAGCAGACAACCCCTATGATGTCATTCCAATTG ATCTTCATGATGCTGATGATTCTGAAAATGGAAGCCAAATGTCTGATTGGACCATGCATATGGTGAGGGGTACTTGGCTCTCAAAGAATCATGAAATATTCAACTATGGATTGCCATCTCCTTTATTGGATCATTTGCGTAGAGCTCAGGGTTCTACTATGCAGCCAAATACCATT ACGCAAGAAAACTTGGCAATTGAATTGGAAATACTCTTAGTTCTTTGCTCTACTTTCGAAGACATGATGCAAGCCATATGTGATACTGATGATGACGACAG GGAAAATGTTAGTTGGGATGTAAAATTAGCCTTAAAGTTCAAAAAGTCACAAAGAAAGATACTCTCCTCCATTGTAACTTCTTGTAAAGCTGGTTGCAAGTTGGTGGAAACTGAGTTGTCCAAATGTATAACTTAA
- the LOC141701728 gene encoding uncharacterized protein LOC141701728 isoform X1 codes for MQYGKVDSTTNSLKFPLSRPCNAGEQCFLSYGKLSCSHLVTFYGFSTQADNPYDVIPIDLDLHDADDSENGSQMSDWTMHMVRGTWLSKNHEIFNYGLPSPLLDHLRRAQGSTMQPNTITQENLAIELEILLVLCSTFEDMMQAICDTDDDDRENVSWDVKLALKFKKSQRKILSSIVTSCKAGCKLVETELSKCIT; via the exons ATGCAATATGGGAAAGTAGACTCCACTACAAACTCCTTAAAGTTCCCTCTTTCTAGACCATGCAATGCAGGGGAACAATGTTTTCTGAGTTACGGGAAACTCTCTTGTTCTCATCTGGTTACGTTTTATGGGTTTTCAACTCAAGCAGACAACCCCTATGATGTCATTCCAATTG ATTTAGATCTTCATGATGCTGATGATTCTGAAAATGGAAGCCAAATGTCTGATTGGACCATGCATATGGTGAGGGGTACTTGGCTCTCAAAGAATCATGAAATATTCAACTATGGATTGCCATCTCCTTTATTGGATCATTTGCGTAGAGCTCAGGGTTCTACTATGCAGCCAAATACCATT ACGCAAGAAAACTTGGCAATTGAATTGGAAATACTCTTAGTTCTTTGCTCTACTTTCGAAGACATGATGCAAGCCATATGTGATACTGATGATGACGACAG GGAAAATGTTAGTTGGGATGTAAAATTAGCCTTAAAGTTCAAAAAGTCACAAAGAAAGATACTCTCCTCCATTGTAACTTCTTGTAAAGCTGGTTGCAAGTTGGTGGAAACTGAGTTGTCCAAATGTATAACTTAA